The proteins below are encoded in one region of Nocardioides marmorisolisilvae:
- the glgB gene encoding 1,4-alpha-glucan branching protein GlgB, protein MTRPELDPTDFDSAELDLLIAGSHDQPHRILGPHITADGVVVRAYKPLAESVTALVIDGDGTEHRSELVHQYGGIWSATLPDPEVPDYRLEVIYPGSPTYTVDDPYRFLPTLGDVDVHLIGEGRHEQLWQVLGSRVHHYPSSTGSISGASFAVWAPHARGVRIKGDFNNWDGREHPMRQLGSSGVWELFVPGAGSGTGYKFAILGADGDWREKADPMAFHTEVPPATSSVVFESTHEWSDDEWMTRRAAGTGAHAAPMSVYEVHLGSWRRGLSYDGLAEQLTAYVTEMGFTHVEFLPVMEHPFGGSWGYQVTSYYAPTARFGDPDGFRRLVDRLHNAGIGVILDWVPAHFPKDEFALARFDGTPLYEDPNPSRGEHPDWGTYVFNFGRREVRNFLVANALYWLEEFHVDGIRVDAVASMLYLDYSREDGQWQPNVRGGRENLEAMQFLQEMNATVYKRVPGAITVAEESTSWPGVTRPTDVDGLGFGFKWNMGWMHDSLRYLAHDPVHRSHHHGELTFSLVYAFSENYVLPISHDEVVHGKGSLLRKMPGDRWQQLANLRAFLSYMWAHPGKQLLFMGCEFGQEAEWAEQRELDWWLLDHPEHAGVRRLVSDLNTVYRNSPALWSRDNDPDSFEWLDANDAGNNTIAFVRWAPPSPALPLAEPGSSAAEPLVAITNFAAVPHEGYRIGLPRAGEWAEVINTDAETYGGSGVGNLGSVSAVDEPYADQPASATVRVPPLGTLWLRPM, encoded by the coding sequence ATGACGCGACCGGAGCTGGACCCGACCGACTTCGACAGCGCCGAGCTCGACCTGCTGATCGCCGGCAGCCATGACCAGCCGCACCGCATCCTCGGTCCGCACATCACCGCCGACGGGGTCGTGGTCCGTGCCTACAAGCCACTGGCGGAGTCGGTGACGGCGCTGGTGATCGACGGCGACGGCACCGAGCACCGCTCCGAGCTGGTGCACCAGTACGGCGGCATCTGGTCGGCGACGCTGCCCGACCCCGAGGTGCCCGACTATCGACTCGAGGTGATCTACCCCGGCTCGCCGACGTACACCGTCGACGATCCCTACCGGTTCCTGCCCACCCTCGGCGACGTCGACGTGCACCTGATCGGCGAGGGCCGACACGAGCAGCTCTGGCAGGTGCTGGGCTCGCGCGTGCACCACTACCCCTCGTCCACCGGATCGATCAGCGGGGCGTCCTTCGCGGTCTGGGCGCCGCACGCCCGCGGGGTCCGGATCAAGGGCGACTTCAACAACTGGGACGGGCGAGAGCACCCGATGCGCCAGCTCGGCTCCTCCGGCGTCTGGGAGCTGTTCGTGCCCGGCGCCGGGTCCGGCACCGGCTACAAGTTCGCCATCCTGGGCGCCGACGGCGACTGGCGCGAGAAGGCCGACCCGATGGCGTTCCACACCGAGGTGCCTCCCGCGACGTCGTCGGTCGTGTTCGAGAGCACGCACGAGTGGAGCGACGACGAGTGGATGACGCGTCGCGCTGCCGGCACCGGCGCGCACGCTGCGCCGATGTCGGTCTACGAGGTGCACCTGGGCTCGTGGCGGCGAGGCCTCTCCTACGACGGACTGGCCGAGCAGCTCACGGCGTACGTCACCGAGATGGGCTTCACCCACGTCGAGTTCCTCCCGGTGATGGAGCATCCCTTCGGGGGCTCCTGGGGCTACCAGGTCACGTCGTACTACGCGCCGACGGCTCGCTTCGGCGACCCCGACGGCTTCCGGCGGCTCGTCGACCGGCTGCACAACGCCGGCATCGGGGTGATCCTCGACTGGGTGCCCGCGCACTTCCCCAAGGACGAGTTCGCCCTGGCCCGCTTCGACGGCACCCCCCTCTACGAGGACCCCAACCCGAGTCGCGGGGAGCACCCCGACTGGGGCACCTACGTCTTCAACTTCGGCCGCCGCGAGGTGCGCAACTTCCTGGTCGCCAACGCGCTCTACTGGCTCGAGGAGTTCCACGTCGACGGCATCCGGGTCGACGCAGTCGCGTCGATGCTCTACCTGGACTACTCGCGCGAGGACGGGCAGTGGCAGCCCAACGTACGCGGCGGCCGGGAGAACCTCGAGGCGATGCAGTTCCTGCAGGAGATGAACGCCACCGTCTACAAGCGGGTGCCCGGCGCGATCACCGTGGCCGAGGAGTCGACCTCGTGGCCCGGCGTCACCCGACCGACGGACGTCGACGGGCTGGGGTTCGGCTTCAAGTGGAACATGGGGTGGATGCACGACAGCCTGCGCTACCTGGCCCACGACCCGGTGCACCGCAGCCACCACCACGGAGAGCTCACCTTCTCACTGGTCTACGCCTTCTCCGAGAACTACGTGCTGCCCATCAGCCACGACGAGGTGGTGCACGGCAAGGGGTCGCTGCTTCGCAAGATGCCCGGCGACCGGTGGCAGCAGCTGGCCAACCTGCGGGCGTTCCTGTCCTACATGTGGGCCCACCCGGGCAAGCAGCTGCTGTTCATGGGCTGCGAGTTCGGCCAGGAGGCGGAGTGGGCCGAGCAACGCGAGCTGGACTGGTGGCTGCTCGACCACCCCGAGCACGCCGGCGTACGTCGGCTGGTCAGCGATCTGAATACCGTCTACCGCAACAGCCCGGCGCTGTGGAGCCGGGACAACGACCCCGACTCGTTCGAGTGGCTCGACGCCAACGATGCCGGGAACAACACGATCGCGTTCGTGCGCTGGGCACCCCCCTCCCCCGCGCTGCCCTTGGCCGAGCCGGGGTCGAGCGCGGCCGAGCCGCTGGTGGCGATCACCAACTTCGCCGCGGTCCCGCACGAGGGCTACCGCATCGGGCTCCCTCGCGCGGGCGAGTGGGCCGAGGTGATCAACACCGACGCCGAGACCTACGGCGGCTCGGGGGTGGGCAATCTCGGCAGCGTCTCCGCCGTCGATGAGCCGTACGCCGACCAGCCCGCCTCAGCCACCGTGCGCGTACCTCCGCTGGGGACCCTCTGGCTCCGACCGATGTGA
- a CDS encoding maltokinase N-terminal cap-like domain-containing protein, which translates to MTREEALHAFIAEARWFGGKDRPFTVTAVRELALGIHLVDVAYDPPTSSGRATVDTYQLPISSYDEPQERINHAFIGEWGGAFHYDAVHDRESMARWLEAFRDARRLDGVTFHALPGHDLDTTSHSTLFSGEQSNSSVAFGDDSLMKVFRRVTAGANPDIEIHRVLTEAGSEHVARLFGWVDATSDDHDTAPVQLAMLQQFLRTVAEGWDFALTSVRNLFAEADLYPDEVGGDFAAEAERLGVAVAEVHAVLREHFPTEPLDLAATAAAMHRRLDEASAEIPELAAVRAPAAEAFDRLAALDVKAVAQRVHGDLHLGQTLRTSLGWKLVDFEGEPAKPLPERALPDSCWRDVAGMLRSFDYAARTVLRDLAADPDTNAQLAYRAEEWVQRNRTAFLEGYASATAPLTEPDQIMIDAYELDKAVYEVGYERRNRPTWLDIPLAAIARAGEGR; encoded by the coding sequence ATGACGCGTGAGGAGGCGCTGCACGCCTTCATCGCCGAGGCCAGGTGGTTCGGCGGGAAGGACCGCCCCTTCACCGTCACCGCGGTCCGGGAGCTCGCCTTGGGCATCCATCTCGTCGACGTCGCCTACGATCCGCCGACGAGCTCGGGACGGGCGACGGTCGACACCTACCAGCTGCCGATCTCGTCGTACGACGAGCCGCAGGAGCGGATCAACCACGCGTTCATCGGCGAGTGGGGAGGCGCCTTCCACTACGACGCCGTGCACGATCGGGAGTCGATGGCCCGGTGGCTGGAGGCGTTCCGCGACGCCCGCAGGCTCGACGGGGTCACCTTCCACGCCCTGCCCGGCCACGACCTCGACACCACCTCGCACTCGACGCTCTTCTCGGGCGAGCAGAGCAACTCCTCGGTGGCGTTCGGGGACGACAGCCTGATGAAGGTGTTCCGCCGGGTGACTGCGGGCGCCAACCCCGACATCGAGATCCACCGCGTGCTTACCGAGGCCGGCAGCGAGCATGTCGCCCGACTGTTCGGCTGGGTGGACGCGACGTCGGACGACCACGACACTGCACCGGTCCAGCTGGCGATGCTGCAACAGTTCCTGCGCACCGTGGCGGAGGGCTGGGACTTCGCCCTGACGAGCGTGCGCAACCTCTTCGCCGAGGCCGACCTCTACCCGGACGAGGTGGGCGGGGACTTCGCCGCGGAGGCCGAGCGCCTCGGAGTGGCGGTGGCCGAGGTGCACGCCGTGCTGCGCGAGCACTTCCCGACCGAGCCGCTGGACCTCGCCGCGACGGCTGCCGCGATGCACCGCCGCCTCGACGAGGCGTCCGCCGAGATCCCCGAGCTCGCCGCCGTGCGGGCCCCCGCCGCCGAGGCGTTCGACCGACTCGCCGCGCTCGACGTGAAGGCGGTCGCCCAGCGGGTGCACGGCGACCTGCACCTTGGACAGACCCTGCGCACGTCGCTGGGCTGGAAGCTGGTCGACTTCGAGGGCGAGCCGGCCAAGCCGCTCCCGGAACGGGCGCTGCCCGACTCCTGCTGGCGCGACGTCGCCGGGATGCTGCGGTCGTTCGACTACGCGGCGCGAACGGTGCTGCGTGACCTGGCGGCCGACCCCGACACCAACGCCCAACTGGCCTATCGAGCCGAGGAATGGGTGCAGCGGAACCGTACGGCGTTCCTCGAGGGCTACGCGAGCGCCACGGCGCCACTGACCGAGCCGGACCAGATCATGATCGACGCCTATGAGCTCGACAAGGCCGTCTACGAGGTCGGCTACGAGCGACGGAACCGGCCGACCTGGCTGGACATCCCGTTGGCCGCGATCGCACGGGCGGGTGAGGGACGATGA
- the treS gene encoding maltose alpha-D-glucosyltransferase, giving the protein MSREENPADRDGSSSSATEIEPRATQPEWFKTAVFYEVLVRSFKDSNGDGTGDFKGLTEKLDYLKWLGVDCLWVPPFFSSPLRDGGYDVSDYTDILPECGTVEDFEEFVTQAHQRDIKVIIDFVMNHTSDQHPWFQASREDPDGPFGDFYVWSDTDELYQDARIIFVDTEPSNWTWDPVRQQYFWHRFFSHQPDLNFDNPKVHEAMLEAMGFWLEMGLDGFRLDAVPYLYERPGTNGENLPETHQFLKKVRSFVDQHYPGTVLLCEANQWPGDVVEYFGGRMDEETGQWVGDECHMAFHFPVMPRIFMAVRREQRMPISEIMEQTPAIPAGCQWGIFLRNHDELTLEMVTDEDRDYMWGEYAKDPRMKANIGIRRRLAPLLDNDDNRMELFTALLLSLPGSPVLYYGDEIGMGDNIWLGDRDGVRTPMQWTPDRNAGFSSANPGRLTLPAIQDPVFGYQRVNVESQMDDSSSLLHWTRRMIHARKQHACFGQGEFLDLGGSNPSVLSYVRMAELPDGSTDAVLCVNNLSRFPQPVELDLRRWEGVHPIELLGGVRFPRIGELPYLLTLGGYGFYWIRLPDPEGVTHDA; this is encoded by the coding sequence ATGAGCCGCGAAGAGAATCCGGCGGACCGGGACGGCTCGTCGAGCAGCGCGACCGAGATCGAGCCGCGCGCGACTCAGCCCGAGTGGTTCAAGACCGCGGTGTTCTACGAGGTGCTGGTGCGCTCGTTCAAGGACTCCAACGGTGACGGCACCGGCGACTTCAAGGGTCTGACCGAGAAGCTCGACTACCTCAAGTGGCTCGGCGTCGACTGCCTCTGGGTGCCGCCGTTCTTCTCGTCGCCGCTGCGCGATGGCGGGTACGACGTCTCCGACTACACCGACATCCTCCCCGAGTGCGGCACCGTCGAGGACTTCGAGGAGTTCGTCACGCAGGCGCACCAGCGCGACATCAAGGTGATCATCGACTTCGTGATGAACCACACCAGCGACCAGCACCCGTGGTTCCAGGCGAGTCGCGAGGACCCGGACGGGCCGTTCGGCGACTTCTACGTGTGGTCCGACACCGACGAGCTCTACCAAGACGCCCGGATCATCTTCGTCGACACCGAGCCGTCGAACTGGACCTGGGACCCGGTCCGCCAGCAGTACTTCTGGCACCGCTTCTTCTCCCACCAGCCAGACCTGAACTTCGACAACCCCAAGGTCCACGAGGCGATGCTCGAGGCGATGGGGTTCTGGCTGGAGATGGGCCTGGACGGCTTCCGGCTTGACGCCGTGCCCTACCTCTACGAGCGCCCGGGCACCAACGGCGAGAACCTCCCGGAGACGCACCAGTTCTTGAAGAAGGTGCGCTCCTTCGTCGATCAGCACTACCCCGGGACCGTGCTGCTGTGCGAGGCGAACCAGTGGCCCGGCGACGTGGTCGAGTACTTCGGCGGGCGCATGGACGAGGAGACCGGACAGTGGGTCGGCGACGAGTGCCACATGGCGTTCCATTTCCCGGTGATGCCGCGCATCTTCATGGCCGTGCGCCGCGAGCAGCGGATGCCGATCTCGGAGATCATGGAGCAGACGCCCGCGATCCCGGCTGGCTGCCAGTGGGGCATCTTCCTGCGCAACCACGACGAGCTGACCCTGGAGATGGTCACCGACGAGGACCGCGACTACATGTGGGGCGAGTACGCCAAGGACCCCCGGATGAAGGCCAACATCGGGATCCGCCGGCGGTTGGCGCCCCTGCTCGACAACGACGACAACCGGATGGAGCTGTTCACCGCACTCCTGCTGTCCCTGCCCGGCTCCCCGGTGCTCTACTACGGCGACGAGATCGGGATGGGCGACAACATCTGGCTGGGCGACCGCGACGGGGTGCGCACCCCGATGCAGTGGACTCCCGACCGCAACGCGGGTTTCTCGTCGGCGAACCCGGGCCGACTGACGCTGCCGGCCATCCAGGACCCGGTCTTCGGCTACCAACGGGTCAACGTCGAGTCGCAGATGGACGACTCGTCCTCGCTGCTGCACTGGACCCGCCGGATGATCCACGCCCGCAAGCAGCATGCCTGTTTCGGCCAGGGCGAGTTCCTCGACCTCGGCGGGTCCAACCCGTCCGTGCTCTCCTATGTCCGGATGGCGGAGCTGCCCGACGGCAGCACCGACGCCGTACTCTGCGTGAACAACCTGTCCCGCTTCCCCCAGCCGGTGGAGCTGGACCTGCGTCGCTGGGAGGGCGTGCATCCGATCGAACTGCTCGGCGGCGTGCGCTTCCCCCGGATCGGAGAGCTGCCGTATCTGTTGACGCTGGGTGGGTACGGGTTCTACTGGATCCGGCTGCCCGACCCCGAGGGAGTGACGCATGACGCGTGA
- a CDS encoding alpha-1,4-glucan--maltose-1-phosphate maltosyltransferase translates to MVGRIPVMDVTPVVEHGRYPAKAVVGEAFDVTALVFREGHDELGADVVLTDPSGVRRPPLRMSEVPDDVSRMRATVRPDTEGAWQFEVHSWSDPLATWLHHTGIKVRAGVDVELMFAEGVLLLRRWLETVNAPDGTTVVKDAIKALRDKKRPVEARLAVAESPELTTLLRAHPLRDLLASTDPYPLFVDRRRALFSAWYEFFPRSEGAVVDADGTVTTGTFATAAQRLPAVAAMGFDIIYLPPIHPIGEVNRKGRNNSLDPGPDDVGSPWAIGSRYGGHDAIHPDLGTIEDFEAFVAAARANGLEVAIDFALQAAPDHPWVTSHPEWFTTRADGSIAYAENPPKKYQDIYPINFDNDPEGIYAEAERVLRHWMAHGVRIFRVDNPHTKPVAFWEWLLGRIRATDPDVLFLSEAFTKPPMMRALATVGFHQSYTYFTWRNNRPEIESYFTEVAHETAHVLRPSFWVNTPDILHAYLQYGGPAAFRIRAVLAATGSPSWGVYAGYELFEHVALRPGSEEYLDSEKYQIRIRDWAGAEAEGRSLAPYLTRLNAIRRAHPALQQLRDLAVHSSDDDSIVVYSKRAVDDGLDDTVIVVVNLDPHGTRETTVHLDLPALGLEWSDTVEVYDELSGHTWHWGAHNYVRLDPYVEPAHVLSVRSPR, encoded by the coding sequence ATGGTCGGCCGCATTCCTGTCATGGATGTCACCCCCGTGGTCGAGCACGGCCGCTATCCCGCCAAGGCCGTCGTCGGCGAGGCCTTCGACGTGACTGCGCTGGTGTTCCGCGAGGGGCACGACGAGCTGGGCGCCGACGTGGTGCTGACCGACCCCTCCGGCGTACGACGGCCGCCACTGCGCATGAGCGAGGTGCCCGACGACGTCTCGCGGATGCGGGCGACCGTCCGGCCCGACACGGAGGGCGCCTGGCAGTTCGAGGTGCACTCCTGGAGCGACCCGCTGGCAACGTGGCTCCACCACACCGGGATCAAGGTGCGCGCCGGCGTCGACGTCGAGCTGATGTTCGCCGAAGGGGTGCTGCTGCTGAGGCGCTGGCTGGAGACCGTCAATGCGCCGGACGGCACCACCGTGGTGAAGGATGCGATCAAGGCGCTGAGGGACAAGAAGCGTCCGGTCGAGGCACGTCTGGCGGTGGCGGAGTCGCCCGAGCTGACGACCCTGCTGCGCGCGCACCCGTTGCGCGACCTGCTCGCAAGCACCGACCCCTACCCGCTCTTCGTGGATCGCCGCCGGGCGCTGTTCTCGGCCTGGTACGAGTTCTTCCCCCGCTCCGAGGGCGCGGTCGTCGACGCGGACGGGACCGTGACCACCGGCACCTTCGCCACCGCGGCGCAACGGCTGCCCGCCGTGGCGGCCATGGGGTTCGACATCATCTACCTCCCGCCGATCCATCCGATCGGCGAGGTGAACCGCAAGGGTCGCAACAACAGCCTCGATCCCGGACCCGACGACGTCGGCTCCCCCTGGGCGATCGGCTCCCGGTACGGCGGCCACGACGCGATCCACCCCGACCTCGGCACGATCGAGGACTTCGAGGCCTTCGTGGCGGCAGCCCGGGCGAACGGCCTCGAGGTGGCCATCGACTTCGCCCTGCAGGCGGCGCCGGACCACCCTTGGGTCACCAGCCACCCGGAGTGGTTCACCACGCGCGCGGACGGCAGCATCGCCTACGCCGAGAACCCCCCGAAGAAGTATCAGGACATCTACCCGATCAACTTCGACAACGATCCCGAGGGGATCTACGCCGAGGCCGAGCGCGTGCTCCGGCACTGGATGGCGCACGGCGTCCGGATCTTCCGCGTCGACAACCCACACACCAAGCCGGTCGCGTTCTGGGAGTGGCTGCTCGGCCGGATCCGGGCGACCGATCCCGACGTCCTGTTCCTGTCCGAGGCGTTCACCAAGCCTCCGATGATGCGCGCCCTGGCTACGGTGGGCTTCCACCAGAGCTACACCTACTTCACCTGGCGCAACAACCGGCCCGAGATCGAGAGCTACTTCACGGAGGTGGCCCACGAGACCGCACACGTGCTGCGCCCGAGCTTCTGGGTGAACACCCCCGACATCCTGCACGCCTACCTGCAGTACGGCGGTCCGGCCGCCTTCCGCATCCGCGCGGTGCTCGCGGCGACCGGATCCCCGAGCTGGGGCGTCTACGCGGGCTACGAGCTGTTCGAGCACGTCGCCCTCCGCCCAGGCAGCGAGGAGTACCTCGACTCCGAGAAGTACCAGATCCGGATCCGCGACTGGGCCGGCGCGGAGGCCGAGGGGCGGTCGCTGGCGCCGTACCTCACCCGGCTGAACGCGATCCGGCGTGCCCACCCGGCGCTGCAGCAGCTGCGCGACCTCGCGGTGCACTCATCCGACGACGACTCGATCGTCGTCTACTCCAAGCGGGCGGTGGACGACGGGCTCGACGACACCGTGATCGTGGTGGTGAATCTCGACCCCCACGGCACCCGGGAGACCACCGTCCACCTCGACCTGCCGGCCCTGGGCCTGGAGTGGTCGGACACGGTCGAGGTGTACGACGAGCTCTCCGGCCATACCTGGCACTGGGGCGCGCACAACTACGTTCGCTTGGACCCCTACGTCGAGCCCGCGCACGTCCTTTCGGTGAGGAGCCCCCGATGA
- the glgP gene encoding alpha-glucan family phosphorylase, whose translation MRAIRRFTVRPVLPAPLAALSTLATNLRWSWHSETQDVFAALDTEAWASSGHDPVRTLGAVSAARLEELAGDKKFLRRLELAAADLDDYLTGDRWFQKARPDVHAIAYFSSEFGITSVLPQYSGGLGILAGDHLKTASDLGVPLTGVGLLYRHGYFRQSLSREGWQQETYPVLDPDGLPISLLREDDGTPATVELDVPDGQRLLARIWVAHVGRVPLLLLDSDLEENPGELRAVTDRLYGGTTEHRLQQELLLGIGGVRALRAWSRITGASAPEVFHANEGHAGFLGVERIRELTVAPGGPALDFDTALELTRSGTVFTTHTPVPAGIDRFPRDLVEQYFAGHSPAAGVPVDRILALGAEDFDGGDEGVFNMAVMGFRLAQRANGVSLLHGHVSRGMFHGLWPAFDEGEVPITSITNGVHAPTWVGREVFELANRLGADTDSDDPDLWSIVDKVPADQLWATKRDLRARLVEDARARLRRSWLTRGATPAELGWIDSCLDPDVLTIGFARRVPSYKRLTLMLREPERLKRLLLDPERPIQLVIAGKAHPADDGGKRLIQDIVRFADDPEVRHRIVFLPNYDIAMAQPLYPGCDVWLNNPLRPYEACGTSGMKAALNGGLNLSILDGWWDEWYDGDNGWAIPSADGVEDPDKRDDIEAAALYDLLEKDVTPRFYDHDSSGVPVRWIEMVRHTLKSLGPKVLSSRMVREYVELLYAPAAASARALNGSYEGASQLAAWKGRVRSGWSEVRIDHVESSGIAEVPEVGGSVDLRVFVSLGGLSPDDVDVQVLHGRVRGEDDLFDPEVSSLALAESYEAGRHRFDGTLTLDHTGPFGYTVRVLPRHERLASPAELGLVATP comes from the coding sequence ATGCGTGCCATTCGACGCTTCACGGTCCGTCCCGTCCTGCCCGCGCCGCTGGCTGCCCTCTCCACGCTGGCGACCAACCTGCGCTGGTCGTGGCACTCGGAGACCCAGGACGTCTTCGCCGCCCTCGACACCGAGGCGTGGGCCTCCAGTGGGCACGATCCCGTCCGCACGCTCGGTGCGGTGTCGGCCGCACGGCTGGAGGAGCTGGCCGGCGACAAGAAGTTCCTGCGCCGACTCGAGCTCGCCGCGGCCGACCTCGACGACTACCTCACCGGCGACCGCTGGTTCCAGAAGGCCCGGCCCGACGTCCATGCGATCGCCTACTTCTCCTCCGAGTTCGGCATCACCTCGGTGCTGCCCCAGTACTCCGGAGGCCTGGGCATCCTGGCCGGCGACCACCTCAAGACCGCGAGCGACCTCGGGGTGCCGCTGACCGGTGTGGGCCTGCTCTATCGGCACGGCTATTTCCGGCAGTCGCTGTCACGCGAGGGCTGGCAGCAGGAGACCTACCCGGTCCTGGACCCCGACGGACTGCCGATCAGCCTGCTCAGAGAGGACGACGGCACCCCGGCGACCGTGGAGCTCGACGTGCCCGACGGGCAGCGTCTGCTGGCCCGGATCTGGGTGGCGCACGTCGGGCGGGTGCCGTTGCTGCTGCTCGACTCCGACCTCGAGGAGAACCCCGGCGAGCTGCGTGCGGTCACCGACCGGCTGTACGGCGGCACCACCGAGCACCGTCTGCAGCAGGAGCTGCTGCTGGGGATCGGCGGAGTCCGGGCCCTGCGTGCCTGGTCACGGATCACCGGAGCTTCCGCCCCCGAGGTCTTCCACGCCAACGAGGGACATGCGGGGTTCCTGGGCGTCGAGCGGATCCGGGAGCTGACCGTGGCCCCCGGCGGGCCAGCCCTCGACTTCGACACCGCCCTCGAGCTCACCCGATCCGGCACCGTGTTCACCACGCACACCCCGGTGCCCGCCGGCATCGACCGGTTCCCGAGAGACCTCGTCGAGCAGTACTTCGCCGGCCACAGTCCGGCGGCCGGCGTGCCGGTCGACCGGATCCTCGCCCTGGGCGCCGAGGACTTCGACGGTGGCGACGAGGGCGTGTTCAACATGGCGGTGATGGGCTTCCGACTGGCCCAGCGAGCCAACGGCGTCTCCTTGCTGCACGGCCACGTCAGCCGCGGCATGTTCCACGGACTGTGGCCCGCTTTCGACGAGGGCGAGGTGCCGATCACGTCGATCACCAACGGCGTGCACGCCCCCACCTGGGTCGGCCGCGAGGTCTTCGAGCTCGCCAACCGACTGGGAGCCGACACCGACAGCGACGACCCCGACCTGTGGAGCATCGTCGACAAGGTGCCCGCCGACCAGCTGTGGGCCACCAAGCGCGACCTGCGCGCCCGGCTCGTCGAGGACGCCCGGGCGCGACTGCGCCGGTCCTGGCTCACCCGTGGCGCCACCCCCGCAGAGCTCGGCTGGATCGACTCCTGCCTGGACCCCGACGTGCTCACGATCGGGTTCGCGCGCCGGGTGCCGTCGTACAAGCGGCTCACCTTGATGCTCCGCGAGCCCGAGCGGCTCAAGCGGCTGCTGCTCGATCCCGAGCGGCCGATCCAGCTGGTGATCGCCGGCAAGGCGCATCCCGCCGACGACGGCGGCAAGAGGCTGATCCAGGACATCGTGCGGTTCGCCGACGACCCTGAGGTGCGGCACCGCATCGTGTTCCTGCCCAACTACGACATCGCGATGGCGCAGCCGCTCTATCCCGGCTGCGACGTGTGGCTGAACAACCCGCTGCGGCCCTACGAGGCCTGCGGCACCTCCGGCATGAAGGCGGCCCTGAACGGCGGCCTGAACCTCTCGATCCTCGACGGCTGGTGGGACGAGTGGTACGACGGCGACAACGGCTGGGCCATTCCGTCGGCCGACGGGGTCGAGGACCCCGACAAGCGCGACGACATCGAGGCCGCCGCCCTCTACGACCTGCTCGAGAAGGACGTCACGCCCCGGTTCTACGACCACGACAGCTCGGGCGTCCCGGTGCGCTGGATCGAGATGGTCCGGCACACGCTGAAGTCACTGGGCCCGAAGGTGCTCTCCAGCCGGATGGTGCGCGAGTACGTCGAGCTGCTGTACGCGCCGGCCGCCGCATCGGCGCGGGCGCTGAACGGGTCCTACGAGGGCGCGAGCCAGCTGGCGGCGTGGAAGGGGCGGGTCCGGTCCGGGTGGTCGGAGGTCCGCATCGACCACGTGGAGTCGTCGGGCATCGCCGAGGTGCCCGAGGTGGGCGGGTCGGTGGACCTGCGGGTGTTCGTGTCGTTGGGTGGACTGTCGCCGGACGACGTCGACGTGCAGGTGCTGCACGGGCGGGTCCGCGGCGAGGACGACCTGTTCGACCCCGAGGTCTCGTCGTTGGCGCTCGCCGAGTCCTATGAGGCGGGCCGGCATCGGTTCGACGGCACGCTCACCTTGGACCACACCGGCCCGTTCGGCTACACCGTGCGCGTCCTTCCGCGCCACGAGAGGCTTGCCTCGCCGGCCGAGCTGGGCCTGGTCGCAACGCCCTGA